Part of the Zea mays cultivar B73 chromosome 4, Zm-B73-REFERENCE-NAM-5.0, whole genome shotgun sequence genome is shown below.
CATGACACCATGACAATTTTTAGTTCTTAGGTTGGAATAGCAATCCTATTTGAGGAATGGTCTTGCTTTTTTGCTGATGACTAGCTCCAATTTTTTCCCACTGCAGACAAGCCTAAGGATATGACCGGGTAGTGTTATGGATTCACGGCCTTATTTCTTTCTGTGAGATCTTTAGAAATCTTTTAGGGAATGGAATGCATATGgggcttttgttccatgttaaatgGCATTGGCTCTGTCATATCTTTCTACCATCCACTATTTGTGGACCGATCTATACACTAAACACACTTAAATGTTTTCTAGACCGTGGAGTGCGCACAATTTACTAGTTAAGATATAGTTTAGTTCCACAACAATGGCTGATATAGCAGAAGCCAAGTGTTCTGATGATTTGTTTTTTCAATTGTGTTTTCTATTATTGGTTCAAATGCACATATATTGACATGATTTATGGCATGGCATCTGCCATCTTTGTTATATTTATGACATCGTTCTTGATTGATGTGTGTGACATGAATGATGGATCTTTTTAACATCCTGGCCATCATTGTGTCATTCATTATCGTCTTTTATATACCATTTATGGGTTCACGGATATGAAATGACAGGTTTCTTATTTTTTAAGCTGAACCATGCGTTGCCTTTTGAGTTGTTACATAATAACTTGTTCAGTCGATGCGTTTTACGTTCAAAAATTTCAATGCGACATGCATGGAAACTAACACTAAACATACGCAATTTAAACGTCGTAATTCGTTACGAAACAGATCAACGATTTATGCTAAAGTTCACACATATTTACGttattttggttcacgttttacgcaaaATCCGTCTGAGCCAGAACCCACGCACGATCGGACACACGCAATTTTTATGCCGTAATTTTGGGCCCCATCCGTCGTTATGAAACAGatttacgatttacgctaaaattcgtacccatttacgctgttttggttcatgttttacacAAAAATCCGCCTGAACCAGAACACGCGCACGATCGGACGCGcgtgatttttacgccgtaatttttggGCCACATTCGTCGTTATGaaacagatctacgatttacgctaaaattcatactcatttacgctggTTTGGTTCATGTTTTATGCTAAAATCCGCccaagccagaacccgcgcacgatcggacgTGCGTGATTTTTACGCCGTGATTTTTGGCTCCATTCGTCGTTATGAAACAtatatacgatttacgctaaaattcgttaTCATTTACGCtggtttggttcacgttttaccctAAAATCTGTCTGAACCAAAACCGTGCACGATCGGATGCACGCCTACCTGCGTGGATGTATATCTGGCTGGGCTTTCCggtactaatggaagccctgATCTTCCATTAACACGTTCCTCTCTCTCTATATTTCCTATACTTTAAAGCCAGTAGGAAACAGCTTCTATTCGGCGTCCACGTCACTTTTTTTAATCTCCACCGTTCGATCCAGGATCAGTGGCTGTCACCCGTCAGCAACAGCCTCCTGTTTCCGACCGATGCTGTTGTGCCTGTGCGCTGTAACCACTATCTTTCGTGGCCTTGCTGCTTCTGGAAACATCGATCTGCAATAAATAGAACACGTCGTCGAATCGTTTCATTGCCTCCACACACACGATGTCTCCAGACACACACGATGTCCCCGGAACTCTGTCGGGTGATGGCTTCCACAGGGCGACGGCCTCCACGGAAAACCGGCGAGTCCTCTCTAAGCGCTCGATCTCAGATCAGTATGTGatggttataccaatttggagaggTATGTCACCACCATGACACCCTCAATGATCCACAATACTTGCCCAAGGTATTCTCGTTATTGCTCTTCATCGCTTCATTAGCCTGTTGTGTTGTCATCTTACTTCTCAGAGTTGTCTACTACAATTGGTAGGGAAGGGGTTCCGATGGATAAAACTGCAGCATCTGCACCACTTCTCAATGCTATCTTGGATGGAGATTGACGCAAATGATACAGGACTTGAAAACTCAATGCTTGGAGCACTTTAATCAGGAATGGTCAATCTAAAGTTCAATGTTTCAGCATAGTTCTTATCCTAGAACTTCTCTTTAAAACCCTTCCTCTATTGATAACAGGTAGCCACATTTAACTGAAAGTCAATGTGCTCATCAGCCTTTCATTCGTTGCTTCTTCTCATTGCGTATTGCATTGCTTCTTCTCATTGTATACTGCAAATGTGTGAGTATATGCTAAAATACTAAATCACAATCTTTTACTTTCTCAACAGGTTCTTGGTGTCAGTGACCACATTTTGGTTTAGTTACAATGACTATAGCATGACTTTACGACATTCCCTCAAGCATCTAGTTTTTTTACCATATGGATATGTAtggatacaatatatatatagcaATTAGTTTTATTGTCTATCCCAATTAAGAATGGCCACAATGTAGCATTTGATTGCCATACACCTCTAATCTATCCTACATAAGCAAGAATATGTTAATACAGCGGCAGTTTGTTACATTACCTGAATTTATTTATTAAAATGGCCATTAAAAAGGGTGTTTTGTTACCTATATGAACACATATTGCACTATATACAAATTGAACTGTGAACCATGAAATCATTGAAAGGATGTTTTCGTATTAGAAAAGGTTAGCTGGTTTACTTTCAGAAATGAATTTATCAGTGAGGCAACTATTAGATACCTTTTTAAAAAATATATAACATTTTAGTTCACTTTTAAAAAGGGATTAAAACATCATACCAAGGTAAAATAACCAACTTTAGTCGCTGCAGCATTGTTTTGATGTAAAAAAAAGAGGTTAGTATTACAGGCTCCTTCCTTGAACACTAAATCCTATAAGTACTTCGATGCCCTATATGTCATTCCTCCAATTGCAGTCAGTACATAGTTTACCTCCTTTATTATAATATATAAATTTAACAATGCATTTTATAGCTTCTTTCTTCGATATTTAGAAGCTCAAAAAAAGTGTTCAACTGTGTAGGAACAGTGAGATCAATGATTCAATGCCTGCACCTAGATATGACATGTGGTGATTTTGTTGACTGTACTTTAAACTCAAGTTTTGAACAACTCATTAAACTCAAATTGTGAACAACTCATTGTAACACATAACTGTTGTCTTTTCTACAATGTTCACTATTATCTTGTGTATGGTTTCTATTATGCTCCTAGAACCTTCATTGCAGCCGTCGAGTTTTTTTTGCATGTGTATATATATGTCCGAACCTCGTGGTGCAAAAAAACATGAAAAATGTTGAAAAACAGGTATTATGCTGGTAAAGGCATATGTGGTTGCAGACATGTTCAACTAATATCCTTTTTTCACATATTTGCCAATGATCCGATTATTGTTTTTAAACTTTCTTTACCATGAAGATTACTAATTGTATATTGTTATAATTCAAGTTTAGTTATATTCCTTCTTCATATAAAAGTATCCTACAATAAAAAATtgtgcgcgctctggcgtgcgccaaCCACCAGTATATATATAAAGTGAAGGGGTAAATAGCGTTAGTCAGAAAAAGACAACATTGTATTGGTCACAACATTATATAACATGTTTTGTAACGATAGCGTTAGTGCAGAAAAAGGTACGCATCTGAAACGGACGTGCCAGCAAAAACCGCCACGTGCTGAACCGCCTGCCGCACCGCACTAGCGTCCGCAACAGCAGGAGACGTCCTCGCTTTCCACCTGCACAGAGCGCCAGGGCCGTAGCGTGCCGATCGCTCGATCCCACCAACTGAGGCCACTGTCTAGTTGCCGACTCTCCTCGCAGGCCGCAATCTCGCAGACACGCACCGTCGCGGTATCCGTATCGCCAGAGTCCTCACGGATGGCCTCGCCAGCGATGGTCCCGCTGCGGCAGCTCTTCGTCGACGGCGAGTGGCGCCCGCCCGCGCAGGGCCGCCGCCTCCCCGTCGTCAACCCCACCACCGAGGCTCACATCGGTGAGTAAGCTCCCCCGATCACTGTCGCCTTCTATTATTATACTCTACTAGCTTTTTACTTGGCCTGGCGCTGATGCGCTGGGTTTCGCGTGCGCGCGCAGGCGAGATCCCTGCGGGCACAGCGGAGGACGTGGACGCcgcggtggcggcggcgcgggcggcgcTCAAGAGGAACCGTGGCCGCGACTGGGCGCGCGCCCCGGGGGCCGTCCGGGCCAAGTACCTCCGCGCTATCGCCGCCAAGGTACGCTGGTCCTCTTTGCTCTAGCCTAATTGGGCCAGAAACCACTCCTGTGCTGTGCCTCTGCTTCCAATGGTTGGTACCTACTAGCCCCTAAGCTAGTAAGTTATTCAGAGTGGATTGAATGTGTGACAACTAAGTAGGGGGTGTTTGGGAGTGAAGTTTTTTCAAAGTTTtagaagaatactgcagtattctcaaaaACTATAGTATTATATACTAAAAAGGTGTTTGGCAAGCCagctaaaatctctgttttcaaaactaAAGTATTACAAATACTGCAGCTCTTTTGAAGTATTCTAAACTTATGTTTATACCTCAGTTTTCTCTGTAAAACGCAGCGTGCACATCTCTCCCACGTGCAAAAAAATACTTTGCTTCCAAACACCTCTATGTATTCAATACTGTGGTATTCTAAAACTGTAGTATTTTAAACTGTGGTATTGTCATGACTAAAATATACCGTAGTATTTCAAAAACCGTGGTTtccaaaaactttgttcccaaacaggccCGTACTTGTGAAATATACGTTGGTTTCCGTACACTCCATTACTGTTTCTGCGTTACATGAGCAGAGGCACAGAAAGTACAAATTAAACTCCTCCAATTGTAAACCAATCTATTCAGGGGAAATCCTTATGTTCTGCTTTTGGTGTGAACAAACTATTGCACTTCCCATCAATACAGGGTGTGTTAGCTTTATTATCAACTCCAATTTCAAAACACCTCAAAAGATCTTTCTCTTTAAACTTCAATTGAGAAAGTCTTGTAACATTTGGCTGGGccatcaaagttttgttcaaatatattcacatatgtcacATTTTGTGTATAAGAATGTCTTCTTATTCAGGTGATTGAGAGGAAACCTGAGCTGGCTAAGCTAGAGGCACTTGATTGTGGGAAGCCTTATGATGAAGCAGCATGGGACATGGTATGTGACACCTTATGGAAGTGCAATTTATTTTCACTAGCTTGCAATTACAATCTGTTTGGTATTCCATTTATCAGGATGATGTTGCTGGGTGCTTTGAGTACTTTGCGGATCAGGCAGAAGCCTTGGATAAAAGGCAAAATTCCCCAGTTTCTCTTCCAATGGAAACTTTTAAATGTCATCTCCGAAGAGAGCCTATTGGGGTAGTTGGGCTGATAACTCCTTGGTATTTTCATTTCCCCCTCACTTAGCTGTTACTTGTATTTATGACCAAAACTCACAGGCGAGTGCCTTATTCAGTAATACAACTTCATTTCTCATAGATCTCAGGGTTGTATAAATGTATAGCGAATAAACTGCATATTCTCTAACCACACACAGTCTTTTAAACCTAATTTCGATAACTTTCCTCATCACCATTCTGAAATATTTCCAGTATTCAGATTTGTACTTCCTATCCAGTGTTGAATCTCACCTATATATCCAAGTTAATGTCAATTTTTTTTGCTTGTGTCAATGTTTGGCCAATATCAAGTATTCTTTCTATGTTGATATGACAGTGAGCTTTGTCCTAGTATAAGTGTACGCTTCTTTTCTAGAAACTCACTATTGTGTTACTATCTTTGTTCACATAATTGTTGTGCGGGCCATTTCAGACTATTATGTCTATATATAAGATGCTGTTGACTAAGTAACTTATTTACTTATATTTATGTTTTCTTCATATGTTCTTGTTTTACTTATTCTGATTCTGACTCTAAAGCATTATACTTTGTACTTGTATTTGTGTTGCAGGAACTATCCTCTACTGATGGCTACATGGAAGATAGCCCCTGCATTGGCTGCTGGTTGTACAGCTGTGCTGAAGCCATCTGAACTGGCTTCTGTGTAAGTATTAGCATGTTATATCATGTTCATGCTACAAGCAACAGCATTTTATGTGCCTACGTTTTGAATTACCAGGACTTGCTTAGAGCTTGCTGATATCTGTAAAGAAGTCGGTCTCCCTTCTGGTGTCTTGAACATTGTGACAGGATTAGGTCCTGATGCTGGCGCTCCTTTGTCAGCACACCCAGATGTTGACAAGGTAAACTATTCTGCATATAATGACATAATCATGCATGAGCACTCCTCATAGCATGGGTTTTCTGTTTATTTAGGTCGCTTTTACTGGGAGTTTTGAAACTGGCAAGAAAATTATGGCATCGGCAGCTCCTATGGTCAAGGTTCGTCTGTGAATTATGTTTTATTTATAGTAATGTGCTGTGCCGTGTTGTTTTGCTCTCTTCTAGTTGATAAATTATCAGAAAGTATGATTTGAGTGCCCTATTTTAAGAGGAAATTCTGTTGCATTCCTTAACATTGCATTTTTCTTGACAGCCTGTTACACTGGAACTTGGTGGAAAAAGTCCTATAGTAGTATTTGATGATGTTGACATTGACAAAGGTACGTTTATATTCTAAGGATTACAAAATTCCTGAAGTTCATTGGTATTTGTGGATTGTTGCAATTTGCAGAGAATTTAACTGATGAGAATGCTAAATGCCTAAACCCTTCAAAGCCCTTCATCGGTTTCTGGGATTTTCATAGAAATACTCAGCTGAGCCTGATCAGGCTACTACAATAAGAATTATTTTGGTTTGAAAATTGATTGTTAGGATTTGTAAAATACAGTCCATAAAGTTGTGGGGAAAACCCACATGCTTGCTATAGTTTGGACTTTTGACCACAGCACCAGACTTTTTATTAGCTGCATTTTGCACAAAATTTAGAGATGCAGCATGCCAGTTGAATAAAAAGATGAAACAGAAAGTATTTGATGCATTATGTATATGTTACATGATTTGATTTCATCATAGACCTTGAGAAATATAGGGCTGAACTTCTTTGTAGAACATAAGTTTTAGTTCCAAGAAAGGGAACTTTTACAAATTCACTGACCAACTTACTTTAGTTATGCTGATACTTTGCTCATTGTGGAATTATGGATTATGCTATACTTCCATCATTGATCATTCGTTCTAAATATAAAACAGCTGTCGAGTGGACTCTGTTTGGGTGCTTTTGGACCAATGGTCAGATTTGCAGCGCAACATCTCGTCTTCTTATCCATGTAAGTTTCATATGTCATTGCCAGTAGCAGTTGGGATACTTTTCACACATAATAGCTGTCAACCATAATATATTTCCTTGAGTGGTGTTGCTTTAGCTTTACCCCGCCGTGCCGTTAACTTCTGATTCGAGAAGGCTACCATTTCAAAATCGCTGTACTGAATATATAGCAGTATACTATGAGGTTTACACCTATATTGAACAATATATGTGCCCCATTGCCTAAGGTTCACACTCTTCAATTTGTTGTGAACTGTGCACTTTGGTTTGGTGTATATTTAGAAGTATATATTCTCAATGACTTGATTGTTTTTACTCCCTCTGATACCAAATGCAAGTAGTTTAGGACATAGTCCTGATCTCCAATGTGACACTGTTTGACCGACTTGAACAAAAAACAACCTAACAATTGGGATTGGAAGGAATAGGTTAACAATGGCTATTTACTGCTATATATTACTCTTTCAAATCAGATCTCAATTATGAATCAGTTATGTTATGTACTTATGTTATTGTTGTCAGTAACACAGTAACCAAGTTCTGCCTCCAATGAAACCGTTGCAGACAAAAATTGCTAAAAAATTTAATGAGAGGATGGTTGCATGGGCCAAAAATATTAAGGTTTCGGATCCACTTGAAGAGGGTTGCAGGCTTGGGCCAGTTGTTAGTGAAGGACAGGTACTACATGTCAACTTTGTCTAAATGTAAATTCACCATGCCAATGCTATGATTTGTAGCTTCTTTCTTATTTGACAATTTGGTACTTCTGATATAGTAGCTGTAAACTTTGTCTAAATGTAAATTCACCATGCGAATGCTATAATTTGTAGCTTCTTTCTGATTTGACAATTTGGTACTTCTGATTTAGTAGTTGTACACTCTTGTTTTTGCTAGTTTCTACAGGATGTAGCTTCCTCTGATTTTGAGAGGATCTGTGTTCAGATGCACTGACCAACACCACCTTTAGATTTACTTTGTTATATTTTAGTATGTTTTTACAGCAAGAGCTATGGTATGGATTAATGTTTATGGTCATACTGGATTATGAGAAAATGACACCCTAATCACCACCATATTGGTAACCATACACATAGTTTCAGATTACCTTGTTTCATCTATAGTTGTTCATAGGAGCCTTATATATATTTTTGTGTTCTCAGTATGAGAAGATTAAGAAGTTCATATCGAATGCCAAAAGCCAAGGTGCTACTATTCTGACTGGAGGTGTTAGACCTGCGGTAAGGCCTGCATTTGGATTTACAAAGATCCACATGCTAAAAGCATGCTATAGAGAGATAGaactaatgtttcatgttttacagCATCTTGAGAAGGGGTTCTTTATTGAACCAACTATTATTACTGATATCACCACATCAATGGAAATCTGGAGGGAGGAAGTCTTTGGTCCAGTCCTGTGCGTTAAAGAATTTAGCACTGAAGATGAAGCCATCGAACTTGCCAACGATACACAGTGAGCTGATTCTTTTTAGCGCAGTTTCGATGTCTTTTTTGCAGGCTTCACAGGTCATGTGTAGTCCATAGCTTATGAATTTATGCCAGTATCCTTCTTTTGAATTTTTGATAGGTATGGTTTGGCTGGTGCTGTAATTTCTGGTGATCGGGAGCGCTGCCAGAGGTTATCTGAGGTACGTATAAGTGAAGAGGTCCACAGTATTTGGTTGGCAAATTGACTGCATCAGACTGATACTCAGAGTGcacttttgtgtgtgtgtgtgtgtgtatgtgGGGTGGGGGGGGATAAGGGGTCACCATTATAGCTCTGTGCTTCTGTCCATGCTATCACTCGTTTGAAGGGTTCAATTTGGTACTTTTGATACCATACCACTCAATTCGATTTTCGTGTTGCAACATGGAATTCGTGGTGCACTTGCTCTCAGAACTGGTTTTGGGTATTTCTACTACACATCTCTAATGAAACTTGCGCAACAGGAGATTGACGCTGGATGCATCTGGGTAAACTGCTCGCAACCCTGCTTCTGCCAAGCTCCCTGGGGCGGGAACAAGCGCAGTGGATTTGGACGTGAGCTTGGAGAAGGGTGGGTAACATGGAACGACAACATTTCTAACAGATATTGCTATGGGATCTGAATGACACTGGCTGTTTATCTGTAGGGGCATTGATAACTACCTGAGCGTCAAGCAAGTCACGGAGTACATCTCTGATGAGCCGTGGGGATGGTACCAATCCCCCTCCAAGCTGTAAACTGGCAAGACGAAAATTTGTCTGTTTCGGTAGAATAAATATATCTCGATGCTATACAGAACGAACCCGTGTATCACATTGAATGACATGGTGAAAAAGGCACATCTGCAGGATAAAGGCGAGAGTTGAGTTGAAACCAAAAATTTTGGAACTGTGCCATTATAAGAGGTGGATTTTGTCAATGGGCCTTGTCTAGACTTCGTTATCAGCAAAGACAGATTTGCCCCTATCTTATCTGGACAGAATCCCGGCACGGGGTCCGTCATGAGCCCAAGACAAGAGCACGGCCGTTTATTGTCGGCGCACGGCCGTTTTTTGCGGCATATTTAGCCTGATGCTAGGTACTATCGGTATGGATAGCCTATCAAACCGAACCGAGCCCGTCCCCGTCGAACCTGTTTGTGGCCCAACCTTAGTTATGATATAGTCCATTATATATAAATATGACCGACTCGATCTCTCAATTTAAAGCTATTTTCTAGTTCTAAGGGGCCCAACGAAGAAGATTGGAGAGACTATAATTTTAGGATATGGGACGGGCTTGAACTGGTACGATCTAATAAAGGCATGACGTGGTTTAGAGTCGGACTGTATCACTGTTTTTTACACTTCGGACTGGCATGGTATAACCCAAAACTTTTTTGAATTTTCTTTGTCTGAACTCGTTTAGCTTGAAGCATGATGTGCTAGGTCTGGTTCAACTCAATTCCAAGCATTAGTCACATTAACGAAGAAGATTGGAGGGACTATAATTTTCTTTGTATTCAAAAATGAATATCAAGAAAGTTTTAGCCCCTCCATTCCTGTTTTCCCAAACATGTCCATAACATATTAAGTAACGTAAAATAAACTCTAACTTAATTAGAACACAACTTCAACAATATCCAGTTGGGATTGAACAAAAAGTTGTCATGCTTCCGACCGTGTCAGTTGGTTGGCCGCCAAGCCAGTGCAACCGTTACGTTCCAAACTTCCAACTCAAAGGCGTCAATCTCGTGGTCATGCTCTTGTGCAAGTGCAGCAAAGCACGGGTCACCGGATCCTTTCCAGCTCTCGGCCGCGGGCCGCCCGCTTGAAATAGAGCGCAGGCCACCTGCCGCCGGTGGCCCGTGCACTGCACCCGGGAGTACCTGCTCTACCGCGCCGGCGCGCCTTGCTCCGCCCTAGGCAAGCAACACGCACGCCGGTCGCTGGCGTGGCGGCGGCACTTAAAAAAAATCCTGCGAGCCCGTTCGGCGCGAGCCGAGTTTTCGCATTTGTCTCGACGCGGCCGCGCGATCTCTGGCGCTGCATCACGGGCCGGGGCCGCGAGCCACACACGGAGCAAGCAGCCAAGCGAGCGAAGCGAACAAAAAGCTCACGGGGGCCAGCTAAGCGCACGGACCGACGCCCGACGATGGCCGCTCTGCCGCGGCGGAGGCTCCTCCTCTTTCTCGCGCTGCTCCGTGTTCTAATCTGCGGAGCGGCGCCGTTCCGGGCGAGGGAcctgctgccgctgctgccgcgGCGGATGGCGTGGCAGCTCATGGGCGCCACGGCCCACAGCGCCGTCGACCTGCTCCCGTCGTTCGTCGGCGCCGTGGCGCCGGGCGGGCCCGCGGCCGCCTGGCGCGGCGCGTGCTTCGACGAAAACCAGGCCGTGCTCGACCTCACCCCCGGCCGCAACGGGACCGCCGGGGGCCTCGGTGGCGCCGTCCTCCGCCTCAAGGTGAGGGATCCCTCACATATTACACACTCACTCGCATATTGCCCCCTTTGAACCCGCAACCTCATTTACTAGTGGTTTATCTCTTTCGATTCCACCCGGCCGGCCGTAGTCCTAGCTGACTCTAAATCCCAGACATATggtgtatatatatattttttggaTGAAATTCTGCCTTCCCGATCAATAGCAAAGCAAACACGTTGGGCTAGCTTGATTGTTGTGTGGATTTTGACCGAGACCCGTAAGAGAGACAAATGAATTTTGAATGCCTGAATAAAATAGCTAGCACAACAAGACAAACACGCATGTTTGGAACGCGGACAGAATGGCCATCGTAGGTTCCCCGACTGGTCGGTGGCAAACAGTAGAAATGCCAAATCGCCAGTCCGCACGTCCGCGTGTCACTCTGTCCTGCAGTCCACAAAAATATGAAAGCATGCATGATATTCCAAGGTCGTCCTGTTCTCGGTTTCTTCCTCTGTTGTACACTTGTCAATCTTAATTGGATGAACTGGGACTGCTACATTCGGTCGGTCAATAATATCCTTTACGGCAATTTCTATCTCACCAAAAGCGTTAATTAATTCCTTCCTTGTTGCTGTAGACTGCTTCGCCTCAGAGCTGGACATGCATGGACCTGTACGTGTTCGCAACGCCCTACAGGGTAGCCTGGGACTACTACATGAGGTCGAACGAGAACCACACCTTCGAGATCAAAGCGTGGGAGGACGCGGCAGAGATGGAATACGTACGTACGTATGGGTCGACTGTCTCTTTACGCTCAGACAGACAGCATGACTGTCTCTCTTTCTGCATGCAGGTAAAGCAGCACGGGATCGCCGTCTTCCTGATGCCATCTGGGATGCTTGGGACGCTGCTGTCCTTGGCCGACGTGGCGCCTTTGTTCTCCAACACCGGCTGGGGCCAGGACGCCAACTTGGCGTTCCTTGGGAAGCACATGGGGGCGTCGTTCGAGAGGCGTCGTTCCGCGAACACAATTATAAGGAGGGAGGACGTGCGGTCGGGCGACTTCTTGGCGCTCTCCAAGATCCGGGGCCGGTGGGGCGGGTTCCAGACGCTGGAGAAGTGGGTCACCGGCGCCTTCGCCGGCCACACCGCGGTTGTCCTCAAAGATGGTGACGCCAACCTCTGGGTCGCAGAATCAGGCTACGAAAATAACAAGGCAGTTCTTGCTGGTTCAGTTTTTTCATAGCTAGAGCTAGGAAGCTAGCTTTGATTCAGCCTTATAGCTAGCTAATTTATGGCAATAATTGTGGCCTGCAGGGTGACGAGATCATTAGCATGACTCCGTGGGACGAGTGGTGGGGGATGGCGCTCAAGGACGAGTCCAACCCTCAGATAGCGCTTCTGCCGCTGCACCCCGATGTACGGGCAAGGTTCGACGAAAGCGCCGCGTGGGAATTCGCCCGGAGCATGTGCGGGAAACCCTACGGCTACCACAACATGATATTTAGCTGGATCGATACGGCGTCAGACAATTACCCGCCTCCTCTTGACGCCAACCTGGTTGGTAttatatatagatatatatactTGCTGCTCTCTTATTATCTATGTTTGTGCTAGCTGCTGCGctcgtatttattattattattattaatccCAGGTAATGGCCATTATGTCCATGTGGACCAGACTGCAGCCGCGCTATGCTTCCAACATGTGGAACGAAGCACTTAACAAGCGACTTGGGACTGAGGTATCTATATGCTTAGTTTAGTTCATTTTCATCCATTTTTTTATCTGCTGTTTCTACGACGGAAGCATTATTCAAGGTGACTAATTAAAAGCTCATCGATCAGTGGCTGAGGATACCATGGCATGCTTTTGCTTGGATGTAGAAACTGGACCTCCATGGGATCATTAGGGAGACCGAGAGACGGGGCCTGTCCTTCAACCAGCTGCTCACCGTACCTGAGCGAGACGACTGGGAGTACAGCGACGGCAAGTCCACGACGTGCGTCGCCTTCATCCTGTCCATGTACAAGGCGGCCGGAGTCTTCGCTCCCTACACGGAGTCCATCCAGGTCACCGAGTTCACCGTGAGTATAGTGCAGCTTGACTCCTGAGTCCTCACAGGAACTGTACGTTTTCTCAACTGACACGGAATCTGTGGTAGATCCGGGACGCGTACATGCTCAAGATCTTCGAGGACAACCAGACGCGGCTGCCCAGCTGGTGCAACGCGGCGGCGGACGGCCTCCCCTTCTGCCAGATCCTCGGGGAGTACAAGATGGGCCTGCCGGAGTACAACACCATCGAGCCCTACGCCAACATGAACGAGAACTGCCCCTCGGCGCCGCCCACCTACAGCCGCCCGTCGCGCTGCTAGCTCGGCGTTGCCTGGGGTGTGTGTAAACTGTAAACTAAGCTAGC
Proteins encoded:
- the AMADH1A gene encoding aminoaldehyde dehydrogenase 1a, encoding MASPAMVPLRQLFVDGEWRPPAQGRRLPVVNPTTEAHIGEIPAGTAEDVDAAVAAARAALKRNRGRDWARAPGAVRAKYLRAIAAKVIERKPELAKLEALDCGKPYDEAAWDMDDVAGCFEYFADQAEALDKRQNSPVSLPMETFKCHLRREPIGVVGLITPWNYPLLMATWKIAPALAAGCTAVLKPSELASVTCLELADICKEVGLPSGVLNIVTGLGPDAGAPLSAHPDVDKVAFTGSFETGKKIMASAAPMVKPVTLELGGKSPIVVFDDVDIDKAVEWTLFGCFWTNGQICSATSRLLIHTKIAKKFNERMVAWAKNIKVSDPLEEGCRLGPVVSEGQYEKIKKFISNAKSQGATILTGGVRPAHLEKGFFIEPTIITDITTSMEIWREEVFGPVLCVKEFSTEDEAIELANDTQYGLAGAVISGDRERCQRLSEEIDAGCIWVNCSQPCFCQAPWGGNKRSGFGRELGEGGIDNYLSVKQVTEYISDEPWGWYQSPSKL
- the LOC100275783 gene encoding uncharacterized protein isoform X1, encoding MAALPRRRLLLFLALLRVLICGAAPFRARDLLPLLPRRMAWQLMGATAHSAVDLLPSFVGAVAPGGPAAAWRGACFDENQAVLDLTPGRNGTAGGLGGAVLRLKTASPQSWTCMDLYVFATPYRVAWDYYMRSNENHTFEIKAWEDAAEMEYVKQHGIAVFLMPSGMLGTLLSLADVAPLFSNTGWGQDANLAFLGKHMGASFERRRSANTIIRREDVRSGDFLALSKIRGRWGGFQTLEKWVTGAFAGHTAVVLKDGDANLWVAESGYENNKGDEIISMTPWDEWWGMALKDESNPQIALLPLHPDVRARFDESAAWEFARSMCGKPYGYHNMIFSWIDTASDNYPPPLDANLVMAIMSMWTRLQPRYASNMWNEALNKRLGTEKLDLHGIIRETERRGLSFNQLLTVPERDDWEYSDGKSTTCVAFILSMYKAAGVFAPYTESIQVTEFTIRDAYMLKIFEDNQTRLPSWCNAAADGLPFCQILGEYKMGLPEYNTIEPYANMNENCPSAPPTYSRPSRC